The Anas platyrhynchos isolate ZD024472 breed Pekin duck chromosome 6, IASCAAS_PekinDuck_T2T, whole genome shotgun sequence sequence TGGTTTGGGGACGAGAGCACCGAGCAGTCCCCCCagtgctgcccctgccctgctgtgcctTTTGAGAGAGGGGCAAGCAGAGGAAGAGCAGCTTACACCGAGGATGCGCTGCATTACCACCCGTGCGCAATGCAGGCGGGACTCCTCAGGCACCTGCAAATAACCACCACAGCTGGAAGAAGCAGCATttccctcccagctccagcaggttACAGAGCTCAGGGCCGGCACGAAACTCCGCAGCAGCTCCAAGTGACAGGGTGACACGTGGAAgcgttgggaaaaaaaaaaataatccagcagGCAGCTTGAGCAGCGCTTCCAAATAAAGCCACAGCTGCGTGCGCTGCAtctggggcagagcaggaggtgcCAGAGCCCTCTcctcgctctcccagctgcaaaaTGTGTGTCAGCTCGCTGCCTGCTCTGTGTcatcatcaccaccaccaccaccgtgagctcttttctattttttcctccccgCAGATGGAGACGCAGCCGGGCGGGCCGACGGGAAGGCAGCGCGCGCTGGCTGCTTGGCTCTGAGAACTGAATTCCATAGGCGTTAGAGCACCCCCAAATGCCCTATGGATTCAGTTCTGCAGCTGGGCAGCACATAAGCCTCAAACCTCCAAGAAGAGAGCAGCCGagggctgtgcctgcagggaaCGTGCGAGTTTTTGCTCCTACATGGGGATCTGAGTAGGGATGGAGGTGAGTTACGGCCACCTGGGCATGATTTACATGGTGGGTGCTTCCCCCAAAGGCAAAAAGAGCCCAACCACAAAGCATTTCTCCCATCTGGGAGCAGAATGGCCCTTTGGAAAATACATCGCTGCCTCCTGATGATCATAAACCCATGCTAAAAATACCCGTTGGTTGTCAGAACAAGGGCCTGGGTGTGCCCGGCAATCTCCTGTACAGAGTCCGggcagcaaaaccaaacacGACTCGGGAGAAGATAAACAGAAGGGGCTGGGTAAAGCCTCGGGCTGTGCCTGCTCCCTCCAACCAGCCCCAGAGGTGTCCCCAGCAGGACAGGacaggctgggggagctggggcagggagggctgctggcaggcacCTGGGGAACCCGGCAGAGTTATGTCAGGGAAAGCTTTGTGGGGATAACTGGCTCTTCCCACCCATCCCTCATATGCCTCTGAGAGATTTTGGCTGCCCACACCAACTTTCAGGGATGTTTTTCATTACAACAGGGTGCAAAACTGGCATGTCTGGAATAGTGACGTTTAGGATGAATTACACGGGTCCTGGCAATTTATGCAGCATCCGATCATCATCAGAAAGCAAACCCCACGTTCTCCTTTATCAGCCCTACCTGCACCAGCTACAgggatgtgaaaaaaaaaataaatccacaaaTGGGAGAAAATCCACCCGAGCGCTGCATCACCCACAAGGATCTAACACAAACCTTGCCCCTaggagctgctggtggaggGACAGCAGACATCCCACCACCATCGCTCCGTCTGCATGTAAAGGATGCTCTGGGGATGCTCAAGGGAGAGCAAAGAGCTAAGAATAATTGCTCTTTTTCTACTCTGGTGATCAGGGCAGGCCTGACCAGCTGTCAGTcactgagcagagcccagccaggCAGTAGCAGCTCGGTCTGAGGTTTctgcagcacttttttttctggttcagGGCTCTCACTGCTTTATCTAGCAGCAGAGCTCACCCATTTCGAATAAACCGATTGGGGAAGGGGAAATCCAGATAGCTGCTGAGctgttctggcagttgcttcagCAAGCAGAGCTGGTGCATTACACAAAGGCACCCGCTTGCTTTCCCcttgcagcagctcagagccaCCGAGGGTCCCCCAGGCTCCCTCCTTTGCCATGCTGATGGGGAGGAAAAGCCGAATCTCAGAGCAGCCTGGACAGCACATCAAACACAGCAATTAAGTTGTGAGGATGGATGAGTCGGGGGCTACATTTCCATGGCATCCCACTGGGGATGGGGGCTCAGTTACAAGCCAGAAAaatttggagccagctgaaggGATGAGCTGCAGGGGTCTGTGAAGTCAGGAGCTCGAAAGTTGCCAGGACGGGCTGCAGGTtgttaaaaagcagaaatttaactatttgcatttttttttattgtttatttacaATCATCTAAAAGGTACAGGAGTTCACAAGGAGGTCAGACTcggccccagcccctcacaccCCTCGGGGTTTCCAGCACAGCTCAGGCCTCCTCCCAGGGGGCCCATCCgtggaggtgctgcagctccggGAGCCTCACCAGCAATTTCAGCAAGGATGCAGGGCCAGGAGACACAAGCAGCAGGTCACCAAGTgtaaggggatggggacacccagATCTTCTGCCAGCGTGTAGGGAAGTGTCACACCACAGGCACAGTGGCGTGGCCATAAATCAGTGATGAGATGTGCAGAGGATTGCTTTTCACAGCGCCTAAGAGCTGCTCTCTCTCCCCTCCAAACCCACTCTGCCTCCATCTGGGAGGAAATCCAGATCCCATCTCCTCAGACGAGTGCCGGGAAGGGACCCGGCTTCCAGGAAGCTCCCCGGGACAGGGTGGGAAGAGGCCCAGCTTCTAGGCGagggctgctgcctgggaaTCCCCTCAGCAGACCGTGACCACTCACCCAAACCAGTGGGAAGCGAATTCATATCAAAAATGGGACCGAAGAGCTGGCCCGACAGGGAGTCAAGTGCCAGGTGGTTTTTCCACAGGACGGGCATCGTGTGCCAGACGGGGTGAAGCTGCCACAAGCTCGTGGAGGACAAGAAGTCGGGAGCCAGTGGGGGCACCCATTGCTCGTGGtgcttcccagctgctgccagctggctcctggggggctCCGGAGCATCTGTCCCTGTGCTGAGAGGTCACATCAGCGTctaagtttctttttcttcttccgaCCCTGGTCCTCGCCGCTGTCATCTGCCTCGCTGGTGGTCACAGCCCTCTGGACGACCCTTTTTTCCACCGTATATTCCTGTTCTCCTACCTTAGGGTCTCCCTTGACCAGGAACTCCCCTTTGCGGTAGGTTATGGAGATGCTGGTCCGCGGGTAGGTGCCGTAAACCCTCCGGAGATCATCCTTCACAAAGTCCGGCAGCTCCTTCCTCGGCCCAAACACCTTCGTCAGCTTCCCCCACTGGAGCTCCCCTCTCATGGTGAAGCCCTCCGGCCACGTCTCTCGATACGGATCCCCTCTCTGGTAGGGATTGTAGCCGGGGTAGGGGCTGCACAGAGGGACGGGGAGCACAGCGGGGAACTGCCAGGCGTAGTAGGGGGGGAAATAGGGGTGGGAGGCACCGTAGAGGTGATGAAACTCCACCTGGCCTCCTGCATAGTCAGGGTAGCTGCTCCTGTCCACCACGAAGGTGACGGGGCGGCTGTAGAAGTTGTGCATGGGGACGGCAGGGATCATTACGGAGCTCGCAGCCTCCTCTCTCCCCGTCCGTAGGGGCAGGTAGGTGTAGGGGGGCGGTGGGATGACGGGTGGGCAGAGCTCCCGTGGCACGAAGGGAGACTGGTACatggtgcaggagctgggccTCACAGCGGGGACATCCgtctggagcagctgctgagtGTCAATAGCTGTGAggacaggaggaagagaaattatttacaCCTTTATGTGCTCCAGAAGCAGGCTGAATAAGTGGCAGCATGAGGCAGATAAACAGAATAAATTGTCTTTCCTTAGGATTTTCAGTGCATCTTTTGCTCCAGTTCAGCAAAACCACCAGGATCCCTCATTTCCATGGATCCTTTGTGTTTCAGGGCGAGTGATCCATCCCTGGGATGGTGTCCATGGTTCCTGGGGaccctcagcctgctcccatTCCCAGAGGCTGGTTTTGGGAGACCGCAGccagagcagagccctgctagACTGCACAGGGCTGAGCTAGGGTGCCAAAAAACCTGTGTGGGCACCAAGTTTTTTTGTCCACCCCACACAGCAAAATTAGCCGAGTTCTTGGGCCCGGCTGGCACATCAAGCAGGTTATTGCAGACTCCTACCTGGCCTTCTTCATGCCttgtcctccccaccccacaaagaactaaaaaacaacaaaaaacccaaacccacaGATCTGTTGCAACTTCTCCGTAGCAATCCCCAAGGGTACAGGGATGCGAGCAGCATTTTCCCTGAACCAGGAGGGATGAAGTCACGGGCTGTTTCCAGTTAATCCCCACATTTTTGAGCAGACTCTGCAGAACCGCTGCCATCTGGCAACGCTTTGGCAAAGGCCTCCCTTGGAAAACAGCACAGAGCGAGAAAAGCTTCAAGGGTTTCTCTGGAAGGGAAACGTTATGACCAAAGCTACTCCTTCACGTCACGGTGCCAGCACATCGGGCTAAGGTCTGCCCTCCACAGCCAGTCCCACAAGCTTATCCAGCAACCCTATAGCTGGAAATTGTGCGTGGGAGAGGATTGCAGCAAAAACTTTCTTGTCGTTTCCTTCCCCCTACTGACAACATCAGATCTTGCTCTAGTCAAGGtctctggaagagaaaaaaaataaaccctcaCCCAGGAGAGGCCTCCCAAGGGCTTCTTttgggaaggagcagggggagaggaggggaaggggcacagaaagcacccagcacagcaccaggctcTGCTCCCCCACCACCAGGGCTGATTTCAGGCACGGGCTcctggctgcctgcctggaggGGATGCTGTCGCTCGGCCAGAGGTGCCTGGCAGCATGCAGGGATGTGAGGAAAGCACAGCAGCTCCTTACACAGCCACAAGCTGGGCTCTTCCAGACCTTCACTTTTATCCAGGGGCACGGATTCCCACACTTGCCTCATCCTGCAAGCAATCAGTTTCCTGCAAAGCCACGGTGCATGCAGCAGCAATCAGcttcctgcaggcagccagTACACGCCAGTGCCTCCCGATGCTGATTGTCGTTTGATATTTCTGGACAGAAAGCCTGGCGAGGCAGGAGAACCCAGCCTGCACTCCTCAGAGGAGGGGTGAGGCTGTCTGACACACTCCTCCTGCTGCTAGATAACACAGCGGGGCCAGGACAGCAATAAACACCCCACTTTTCTCCTTCCGTGGCATATCCTCCTTCCCCCAGGGCACATTTTTCTTGGCACACCATAACATTCACAGGCCCAAGGATCCTCTCCGTGTTCCAGCACAGCCTGCACCCCGTCCACCCCCAGAAATTCATCTGATATCCACCTCCTCCATCCACACTCCTCTTCTTCAAACAGATCTCACTATCAGCTGCTCAGGCTTCCCAGCTGGGAGACCCTGGATGAGCCCCTCTCTGTACTCCAGATTGCAGCCTGGGGACACCTGACAGAAGAGACCGACCACTACAGATTAATCACACCAATAACTCACCTGGAGAATCGATAACCTCATTAACACACCGCTCGTAACTCATGTTATTTACATCATTCTGCACACAACCATAAAGCTCCTAATCGAGCTTTCTGACCCACACGGCACTGCCGGTGCATTATAGatgcctcccttccctcccgcagcacccagTGCGAGGGTGCTGGTCTGACCCCCCCACACCAAATATTTCCAGCCTAGACCTGACAGAGTCCAGCAGCCCCGCAGGCTCAGCTACCACCTGTAGGTGTCTGCACTCCTGCAGTCCCACCTTCCTTTGTTCTTCCATCTCATTTAATACCTcctttttttacttctttcatttctgtaccCACTTTTTTGCCATGCGGATGCCTCCCTTCCTCCGGCCGGTCTCCTCCCAAGTAATCATCCCACCCCTAACTACTTCTTCCTCATTGGTCTCAGTTTTGCTACATCCACAACCAAGTCCGGCACTTCTGATACCGTTCCCTAGGCGATCTCAGCCTTCCATGGCATTACTGATAGGGTCCGGGCAGCCTTGCACTGTTCTGCCCTGCGAGAGCTGCTTCAGCCTCCCCTGCCATTATCTGGTTAAACGCTGTTGACTTTACACCCTCCAAAACAAACCTTTCTGCTGCAGCCTTGGTTCCCCCGCCTAGCTCCGGTTACCTACCAGCACCTCCTTATCAAACAGACAGTTTGCACAGCAGAACAGCACGTTTCGCACGCTGTTTTCGTGCTTTTGCACCATCCTGCTCCCTCGGCTGCTTGATTACAAGCCTTGTGCCCTTGAAGACTTCTTGGGAGAACCTCCTGCCTTCCTCTAAAGGCCTGAGCTGCTGACACAGCCTGGTCCTTCAGAGGGATTTCATGCTCACAGACGGTCGCCTCCAACTGTTGTCACACACTGCTGACTAATATCACAACAAGACATTTGCACTTGAGTTACGTGTCTTAAAAATACCAGAGAATATGCACCCTACACTGAGGACACGTTGttaaaaagcaaggaaagcaCAGCTCGTTTGCACTGGATCCTCCATGGGACCAACAGCCAGATAGAGCAGCAAACAGATTACCCAGAGTTTGGGCTTGTATTACATATCATGCCTTCAGTGTATAAAACTAGCTTCTGTTACACCACCACCACATTTTTGAACACCCACACTGTGTTTCTAGTTTAAGCTCAAGCTTCTGAGCTAAAAATAGCCATGGGAATACTGCTTTTATTGCACCCCTAAGGAAAACAGCCACAGCTTCTGCTGATCTAGGGCTCTATATCACGGGCTCCCCCCCCTTCCAGCTACTTTCTGTTATGGCCTTGCAACAGCACAGAGCATAGCTTAGAAGCAActttattgatttaaaaaaaaaaaaaaaaaaaaaagggattgaAAATGCAACCCTGTGTTTCCACAAACGCAATCGTTCagagaaatgtcatttttctaAAACCAAAGTGCTCAAAGCCTAGCACCACACAACAATAACAATTTACATTATCTTTCACAATCAGGAGATGTTAGGAAAGTCACTGGCTGGAGCACTCGCATGAATCTCTGCTCCGACCCAGCTGGGCTActgcagaggagcagaggaTGTGCAGGGGTGAGCGAGGCATTGCCTCCAGGGGTTTCAAGCCAAACAAAAGTTAGAAACCCTCACTTACATGCTCATACTGCAAGTATTTAAGCTAGCAGCAGTATCATTTTGCCATCACAGCTTTTAAAGTATTGCAACACAAGTCTTTAGTCACGATCAGACAGTCGTCTGGTGTGCTTGTACTCACTTCCTGAGGAAAAACAGCCAAGGCGGTGCCTTTGCTTGGATCGGGAGCCGCAGGATAACCCAACCTCGCAAAGGCAGCTTTcttcctgcagcctcctctCACCAGCACACCCTGACAGGACACCAGGAGCAAACACACACGGGTGCAGTGACACACCTTGCAGAAGCTCGCTGCTGGTAGCCAGGGCTACAAAACctgccctcctgcagagctgcacacTCGGGGGGGGGCTGAGAAAACTTACCTGTCTGCTCAACCTAATACAAGGTGCATGTTTTAGTGAGGGAAAAGccccaaagagaaaaaaatagaatacaaGCACTTGGCATAGAGAGGGATTGAGCTCGTATTTGTACCCCTGCTCCTTCAGTGGGCTCACTGCCAGCACCTGTGCTGCCACAGGCCTTTAGGGCTGCAGCAGGGTCAGTGTGGGGTGGGCCAACACCTTCCCCTCGCTAATTGCATAGCCTGTAATTGCATGGCTGTCGTTAACTGCCTGGCTATAAATACGCCTTGTTTAGGGCATTGCTGTTAGTTCTATAATAGGGTGCAATTGAAAGAAAGAGTATTAAACACAAAGTATGTAGCATTGTAAGACGAAGGGATTGCTGAAATGGCTAAATTGtgctttttaagaaatataACAACTAGGACTTTGTTTCCCCAGGTGAGATGTGTGGGATCAGCGCAATTGCTGCAGCGAGAGGTGGGAGGCGATGTGCAGATCCTCTTTCAGGAGAAAGCATTGAACCAACGGACAACCAACCACAgtctctatttttttattattttggacAACATAACGTCAAACGGATCTTGGGTGATGATTGTGAGTGATGGGGACCAGAGGCAAGCCGCGTGTTTTACAGGCTGTTGGCAACGCTGAGCACCCTCTGAGAGCCACACTCGGGGTCTCGGCACCCTTCTGCTGAGCAGCCCGACCCTTTCGGGGCCCCCTGACGGGGCTCGGCCGTTCAGCCCCGGGAGCCGGGCCCGGTGTAGGCCCAGGCCTAGGCCTAGGCCAGGCCTCGCGGCCGTCACCGTTTCCATGGCAACCGGAGGGGGCGCGTCCCGGCGAGCTGCCCTCAAACAAGATGGCGGCGCGAGGGGCGGCTTCACCCGCCAGGACGCAAAATGGCCGCGGGGTGGGGTCGGAGAGGGGGGACTCTAGGCGCGCATGCGCAGACGCCGGTTGGGCAGCGGAGCGGCGGGGCAGCGCCGGCACCGGACGCAGGTAGGAggcggcgcccccccccccgagcacAGTGGTAGCGCCCGGCCGCCCACCTGCCCCCGCTCCCCCGGGCGCTCCCAcgcggggccggcgggggggtTCCCCCCCCATGGGATACCCCCTGGTAGCgccctcctgaaggggctgagggggccGTGAGGGagcgggctggggggggtgaTGGGCGCCATGGgcactggtgctgctgggggggctttAACCGGGAAAGGGGGCTGCGAGCAGCACTGGCAGCCCCACCAGATGTGGAAATTGTGTGAAATAAAGGCTAATCTACGAGATCTTTTCTTTAGGAGCGTGTGTTATAAGTTCAGTGTGAATAAACGCCAGCCGTTCCCTCTCACAGCGCCTTTTCCCCCTATTTTTTAAAGCCTCGTTTTGACAAACCCGTGACTAACGCTCTGTCTGTCCCAAGGAGGAGGTTATGAAAATACCACCGTGGCCAGCACGCTGGATGCAGGAGCGAAATCCGCTTTTTATGGGCCACTATAACTTGCTTCTGTTCATCTGCATGCTCACAGATGAGggagattatttaaaaaaaaaaagctgtggcaGCGAAGGGTGAGATCAGTCTGAAACGTCAGCTGGGGATGTGTCTGGTGTCCAACTACCTGGAGgctttttaatgtgtttgtcAGCCACCTCTTAGCCCTGTCCTTCTGCAGGAATAACCCAGGAGCTAAATAATCCTCACAGAGCCCAAGTAGAAGGGGTGCCTGTGTGCATCCCGTTCGTGAGGGTGCcccaaaaagtgccccaaaagccCAACGTGCCCTCGAGCTGCTCCCCTGTAGGAAGCTCTGGTGAGAGGCACAGAGCTGTGCCGGCTCAGCTCTGTGCTCCTCAACCTTCATCTCCACACACCACAAATTCCTGCCTCCTTTTCGGGGCATAACCCTACAAAATGCCATTTCTCTTCGAGGCTTGTCAGCGTGTCTGCCTTTAATTACACCTACAAACGCTTGTTGTCTGGCTGAACTCCCCGTGGAGCGCTGCCACCCTTTTATCTGCCCGTGGGTTTTGGCTCAGCAGCTGGATCTGAAGTGGGGTCTGGCGCTTtggccgggagcggggccgatGTGCAGCTTCAGCCCGGCGACGTAAGTGCTGGGAACAAACGCTGCGTGCTCCTGCTGAGCTCATTGCGAGGAATTCCTCGGGCTGGGCAGAGCAGACAGttattttttgcttctctgaTATTGCCCAGAAGCGGTCAGACTGACGGCTTCCTCCTGGGTCGCTGCAGGTGGAAGCTGCTCTTTCCACTGGTTCAGTTTCCCTGTATACTGCTGCCCAGCTAAAGCATCTTTATTGCAGTCCAGCTGTGAGGTGGCTTTTGGGAGCCTTTGTGGCGTGATGGCACTGTGTCTGCTGCACGCCGTCGCGCTCTGGTCGTGTCTCTTCATgccacaaagcagcagcagcaccgctcGCCGTAAATAACTGGTGTCTGAGCGAGCCCAGGTGCAGCCAGCTGCGACTGCCTGGGGAAAGCAGCCTGTGAGAGATGACATCAGGGCTGTTGTCACTTTTATTTGGCTGAAAATTAACATCAGTACCTAAAAATGTCAGTGACTGGGGCTGTTTCCTTAGGGCTGCTTTGCTGTTTTCAGCTTCCTCGCTGGATTCCTCCTCTGACCTTGCTGTAAGAGGTGGAAAGAGCTAATCAGCTGGCTGACAAAGACCATCGAGGTACAAAGGATGGGGCAGCTGCACCCCTGAGCCCACCCCTGGCCTCCCCTTAATGAAGTGGCTTCAGTGCAGCAGGCAGCTTCTGGCCTAAACCCCATCCAACCACTTCCTCAAAGCAACACTAATTCCGATCTTCACTGGCAAAGATTTATCGATTAATTAGATTCAATTTTTGTTCGTTTAAGAaattgacttatttttttctccctcctgcagGAACAGCCATGGATTGGCCCCAAGAAAGACCCAGCAGGTGCTGGGGGAAGACATCCCACCTGAAATGGAGGTGATGCGGGGAGCTGAGCGCCGCCCGCACCGACATGGGGTTGCGACTGTTGGCTTGTCTCTTCCGATTGCCCACCGCAGTGATCTACGGGTCCTTGTCACTGTTCGTTTCCATTTTGCACAACGTGTTTCTCCTCTACTACGTGGACACCTTCGTCTCTGTTTACAAGATCGATAAACTATCCTTTTGGATAGGGGAGGTTAGTCTTTGCCGTGGATTTTTTTGCCcttggaaaaatgaaattttgagaCTGGTCCTTGCTAAAGGTGTACGGGGCGTTAGCTGT is a genomic window containing:
- the C6H10orf95 gene encoding uncharacterized protein C10orf95 homolog — encoded protein: MYQSPFVPRELCPPVIPPPPYTYLPLRTGREEAASSVMIPAVPMHNFYSRPVTFVVDRSSYPDYAGGQVEFHHLYGASHPYFPPYYAWQFPAVLPVPLCSPYPGYNPYQRGDPYRETWPEGFTMRGELQWGKLTKVFGPRKELPDFVKDDLRRVYGTYPRTSISITYRKGEFLVKGDPKVGEQEYTVEKRVVQRAVTTSEADDSGEDQGRKKKKKLRR